In one window of Hevea brasiliensis isolate MT/VB/25A 57/8 chromosome 10, ASM3005281v1, whole genome shotgun sequence DNA:
- the LOC110655270 gene encoding serine/arginine-rich splicing factor SR45a isoform X1 produces the protein MSYSKRSKDACSPSPCKRYSRSVSRSLSVSRSRSRERDRSRSPTSDVENPGNNLYVTGLSPRITKRDLEKHFASEGTVIDVHLVVDPWTRESRGFGFVTMSTVDEADSCIKYLNHSVLEGRVITVEKAKRRRGRTPTPGKYLGLRTIRVRRWTPSYSPRRSPSYSPYQRSRSQSPYYSSERSRSRSYSPHYSRRRSNSPYYRRRRSHSPYYYSRRRSYSRSPYSRSPVSRHDHSHSPYDSRYYSPDDRYYRRHRYRSISWSPSPQRTRRSSRRSYSSTISPSRRRGSRRSYSHSISPASKRSSRRSCSGSLSPRVGKSTKRSYSSSLSPRVGKSTKRSYSSSLSPKGRKNSRRRYHGGSSRSPSVSYSSGYVSRSVTPRSASPSY, from the exons ATGTCGTACTCCAAAAGGTCAAAGGATGCTTGCTCTCCTTCTCCATGCAAGCGATACAGCAGGTCCGTGTCGAGATCTTTGTCGGTGTCAAGGTCGAGATCAAGGGAGAGGGACAGGTCAAG GAGCCCCACAAGTGACGTGGAAAACCCTGGTAACAATTTGTATGTGACAGGACTGTCACCACGTATCACCAAGAGAGATCTTGAGAAGCATTTTGCCAGTGAGGGAACG GTGATCGATGTTCATCTGGTGGTTGATCCATGGACGAGAGAATCTCGTGGATTTGGTTTTGTAACAATGTCCACTGTTGATGAGGCTGATAGCTGCATCAAGTATTTGAACCACTCTGTTCTTGAAGGCCGTGTCATTACAGTGGAGAAG GCTAAGAGGCGGAGAGGACGAACTCCTACTCCTGGAAAGTATTTGGGGCTGAGAACTATTCGTG TTCGACGCTGGACACCTAGTTATTCTCCTCGTCGATCACCCAGCTACTCTCCTTATCAGAGGAGCAGGAGTCAGTCACCTTATTATTCATCTGAACGCAGTAGGAGCAGGTCATATTCTCCTCACTACAGCAGGCGCCGATCCAACTCTCCTTATTACCGTCGACGCAGATCACATTCTCCCTACTACTATAGCAGGCGCAGATCGTACTCCAGGTCTCCTTACAGTAGGTCCCCTGTAAGTAGGCATGATCATTCACACTCTCCTTATGATTCTAGATATTATTCACCAGATGATCGTTACTATAGAAGACATCGTTATCGCTCGATTTCCTGGAGTCCTAGCCCACAGAGGACAAGGAGAAGCTCAAGGAGGAGCTACTCAAGCACCATTTCACCTAGCCGAAGAAGGGGCTCAAGGAGGAGCTACTCACACAGCATTTCTCCTGCATCAAAAAGAAGCTCAAGGAGGAGTTGCTCTGGAAGCCTTTCCCCAAGAGTGGGGAAGAGCACAAAGAGGAGTTACTCTAGTAGCCTTTCCCCAAGAGTGGGGAAGAGCACAAAGAGGAGTTACTCTAGTAGCCTTTCTCCAAAGGGAAGGAAGAACTCGAGGAGAAGATACCATGGTGGCTCGTCTAGGAGCCCAAGCGTGAGTTATAGCTCTGGGTATGTTTCTCGGTCTGTTACCCCTAGGTCTGCTTCTCCATCATATTGA
- the LOC110655270 gene encoding serine/arginine-rich splicing factor SR45a isoform X2, translated as MQAIQQVRVEIFVGVKVEIKGEGQVKVIDVHLVVDPWTRESRGFGFVTMSTVDEADSCIKYLNHSVLEGRVITVEKAKRRRGRTPTPGKYLGLRTIRVRRWTPSYSPRRSPSYSPYQRSRSQSPYYSSERSRSRSYSPHYSRRRSNSPYYRRRRSHSPYYYSRRRSYSRSPYSRSPVSRHDHSHSPYDSRYYSPDDRYYRRHRYRSISWSPSPQRTRRSSRRSYSSTISPSRRRGSRRSYSHSISPASKRSSRRSCSGSLSPRVGKSTKRSYSSSLSPRVGKSTKRSYSSSLSPKGRKNSRRRYHGGSSRSPSVSYSSGYVSRSVTPRSASPSY; from the exons ATGCAAGCGATACAGCAGGTCCGTGTCGAGATCTTTGTCGGTGTCAAGGTCGAGATCAAGGGAGAGGGACAGGTCAAG GTGATCGATGTTCATCTGGTGGTTGATCCATGGACGAGAGAATCTCGTGGATTTGGTTTTGTAACAATGTCCACTGTTGATGAGGCTGATAGCTGCATCAAGTATTTGAACCACTCTGTTCTTGAAGGCCGTGTCATTACAGTGGAGAAG GCTAAGAGGCGGAGAGGACGAACTCCTACTCCTGGAAAGTATTTGGGGCTGAGAACTATTCGTG TTCGACGCTGGACACCTAGTTATTCTCCTCGTCGATCACCCAGCTACTCTCCTTATCAGAGGAGCAGGAGTCAGTCACCTTATTATTCATCTGAACGCAGTAGGAGCAGGTCATATTCTCCTCACTACAGCAGGCGCCGATCCAACTCTCCTTATTACCGTCGACGCAGATCACATTCTCCCTACTACTATAGCAGGCGCAGATCGTACTCCAGGTCTCCTTACAGTAGGTCCCCTGTAAGTAGGCATGATCATTCACACTCTCCTTATGATTCTAGATATTATTCACCAGATGATCGTTACTATAGAAGACATCGTTATCGCTCGATTTCCTGGAGTCCTAGCCCACAGAGGACAAGGAGAAGCTCAAGGAGGAGCTACTCAAGCACCATTTCACCTAGCCGAAGAAGGGGCTCAAGGAGGAGCTACTCACACAGCATTTCTCCTGCATCAAAAAGAAGCTCAAGGAGGAGTTGCTCTGGAAGCCTTTCCCCAAGAGTGGGGAAGAGCACAAAGAGGAGTTACTCTAGTAGCCTTTCCCCAAGAGTGGGGAAGAGCACAAAGAGGAGTTACTCTAGTAGCCTTTCTCCAAAGGGAAGGAAGAACTCGAGGAGAAGATACCATGGTGGCTCGTCTAGGAGCCCAAGCGTGAGTTATAGCTCTGGGTATGTTTCTCGGTCTGTTACCCCTAGGTCTGCTTCTCCATCATATTGA